A genomic segment from Nicotiana sylvestris chromosome 1, ASM39365v2, whole genome shotgun sequence encodes:
- the LOC104211371 gene encoding uncharacterized protein yields MKLYVMKNFMVGPNNLKIKTNKHKLKLAFSHRASADEISDPRFSLNIFNFKPYEHPTNQLEVDENELFDVIGEVIGHGTVELYNQGGKTSTFMNLELEDHERNNISAALWGEFVDEILPHLDGSPNQPVIVVIQLIKAHIKQIV; encoded by the exons atgaaGTTGTATGTTATGAAAAACTTTATGGTTGGACCAAACAATCTGAAAATTAAGACCAACAAGCATAAATTGAAACTGGCATTTTCTCATAGGGCAAGTGCGGATGAAATTAGTGATCCACGGTTTAGTTTGAATATCTTCAACTTTAAGCCTTATGAGCATCCCACAAATCAACTTGAGGTTGATGAGAATGAACTATTCG ATGTCATAGGAGAAGTTATTGGTCATGGTACCGTAGAATTATACAATCAAGGTGGTAAAACAAGTACCTTTATGAACTTGGAGCTTGAGGATCATGA GAGGAACAATATTTCAGCAGCATTGTGGGGAGAATTTGTAGATGAAATCTTGCCCCACTTGGATGGATCACCCAATCAACCTGTCATAGTGGTTATACAGCTCATAAAAGCTCACATCAAACAAATTGTATAG